The segment TCAGTGCAATTGCAATTGCCAGCTCAAAGTTCCTGCCGGTACAATGGAATCCCATGGTAGCGGAATCTTCGTAGTTGTATCCCATGCGCCTGGTTGTATAATAGACGACATGGAACAACAGGAAGAAGAACAGGACCACCGGGATCGCCATCTGCCAGATGAGGTTCGGGTTGTCGATGATGACCCCGCCTTTCAGCGAGAACATGACAATCATTGTGAACAGCAGCGCAAGGAGTTGCAGGGCGTTGAAGCGCGGAATCAGTTGGGTGTTTAACCATTCCACACCCTTCCGTCTGATCACTTCCCTGCGGGTGAGAACACCGAACAGCAGGGGCAGACCGAGATAGAGAAGGACACTCTGTACGATCATGCCGATATCGATCGCGATATAGGTGCCGACGAGAAGGGCAATGTAGAGTGGAGTCGTGAGCACTTGGATAATTGAGTTCCATGCCATGAGCACGATCCCCAGCGGGCCGTTCCCTTTGGCAAGGTCGGTCCACACAAGCACCATCGCGATGCACGGCGCAACACCCAGGAGGATGAGCCCTGTCCACAGGTAACTGGCGGCTTCAGGAGTGATCCAACCCAGACCGAGCAGGATCTTCTCAAAGAAGATGTATCCTATGATGTAGAGCAGGAAGGGATTCACCAGATAATTGAAAAAAATGATGATGCCAACCTGTTTCTTGCTCTTGAGGGCATCTTTGAGTTCTCCCAGTTCGATCTTCGTCATCGCCGGATAGATCATTAAAAATAACCCAATCGGGATACCAATCGCAAGATTCTGGCTGAATTCCGGTAAGTACTTCCCGAGAGCCAGCCCGATCACAATGCAGAGAAATATCCACAGGGCCAGCAGTTTCTCAACCCAGCCCAGTCCAGCAGAACCATCTGTCATTTCAATCCATCCCTTTTTTTTTAAATTTCAGGAAGTTATCTGAGGTTGTTCCATCATCGTCATCGTTTTCATCATAGTATTTTTTCAAGGATTCCGGTAGAATCCCGTACAAGTGCCGGGCATTTCGTCCAGAACAGGCCACTGTCCCTGGCCGCAGAGAACGCTTTCGGATCACTCAGATCATAGCCGAGCAGTTCCGTGCAGTTGATCGAGCCGTTCTTTTCGATAAACTCATGGATAAATTGCCGGACCAGTGCCCGCGTCTTCTCGGTTGCGGCATCATCGCCCTCCAGAGTCTTGCCATATTTAAGGCCAATGACCATGATCGCCCCGGATACGGCACCACAGATATTGCCGGTCCTTGAGATTCCGGCACCAAAACCGCAGGCAATCTTTTTTGCAGTATCCCCGTCCAGCCCCAGTTCGTCAGAGAAAGCGGAGAACACTGCTGAGGAGCACGTGAACCCGCTCTTAAAACTGGTCAGCGCATCATTGGATTTTGTCACGACATATCTCCGGTTATTATTAGGTTATCCCAGTATTGCATTAAACAAATACCCCGTCAGCGTGAACGAGACGAACAGGATGCCGGCAAAAACCAGGAGCAGTTTGATCTTTATCACTTTCCGCAGGATGATCATCTCGGGAAGCGAGAGCCCGATAACAGCCATCATGAACGCAAGGGCGGTACCCATAGCCATGCCTTTTGCGGTGAGCACCTCCATGATCGGGATCATTCCTGCTGCATTCGAGTAAAGCGGAATGCCGATCAGCACTGCTATGGGAACCGCGAGCGGATTATCCGGTCCTGCGATATTGACGAGGAAATCTGCCGGGGCGTACCCGTGGATGACCGCCCCGATGGCAATCCCGATGAGGATGTAAGGCAGCACCTTTAACGTGATATCCCGGGATTCGTTTCTGGCAAAGATGAGCCGTTCCCTCCCGGTCATCTCCTTTTCTGCCTGCTCGTGCAATTTGCACTTGTAGACAAATTCCTCGACCTCGCCTTCAAGGTGGAGGCGCCCGATGATGATGCCGGCTACGATCGCGATGATGAGACCGGAGACGATATAGATAAGCGCAATCTGCCAGCCGAACATGGCAAGGAGCATGGCAGCAGCGACCTCGTTGATCAGCGGGGAGGCAATGAGGAACGAGAACGTGATGCCGAGCGGTACGCCGGACTCCACAAAGCCGATGAAGAGCGGCACCGCCGAGCAGGAGCAGAACGGCGTGGGGATGCCGAGAAGGGCGGCAATCACGTTACCCACCCCTTCGGTGCGTCCCGCTACCCATTTCTTCACTTTTTGCGGGGTGATATACGTGCGGACAATGCCGACCGCAAAGACGATCACAGCAAGAAGGAGCGTTACCTTGATCGAATCGTAGACAAAGAAGTTCACCGATGATGCGAGGGGAGAGCCTTGCACAAGTCCGAGGATCGTGTATGTCACCCAATCGGCGAATAGTTGTAAATAATCCTGCATGGTGTTATCCTCCGGTTATTTTCTGATCAACAGCCGCAACAACTCTCTCGATCTCATCGTACTGCACCTCGCCCATCCCCTTCTTCTCGATGCCGAGTTCGGTCGCGATGATGTGATGATGGGGCGCGAGGTGGGAGGCTGAAAGTTTCTTCGTCGCACAGCAATCCGTGCAGCCGTCGATCACGATTACCTGTTCCGCGTCCCCGATCTCCGCTTCCAGCGTCGCAGCAGACTGCTTGGCATGCATCCACACGTACTGCCCCGGCTTTCGCTGAAGCAGGAGGTGGGCTGCCTGTGTTGTAAGTCTCCCGGTATTCGATATGCCGGAACAGGTTACGAGTGCGTAGGTCACTTATTTTCCCCCCGTCATCAACTCTGCGGCATCTTTACGGAAGTAGAGCAGGCAGTGGCAGTGCCCGTCTTTCGCGATCTCATCCCGGTGGTAGATGCACGGGCAGATGATCGCCCGGTCCTTCTCCACATCCCTGGACCGGAGCCGGCACGGGCAGTACCGCTCGCCGAACTTCCGCTCGTTGCGTGCGAGCCCCCGGATTATCGTATCGAGTACTTTTTTGTCCGGGTTCAGCACCCAGCCATTCTCTTTTGCGTACTCTTCAGCCCACGCACGGATCTCTGCTTCGTCAGCCGTAGTTCTCGCCCCTTACTACCTCAGCAGGTCCCGCCGCACCCGCAACCGCACCCACTGTCTTTCCCGCCGGCCTTCTTGTCCGGGGTTGCAGTCTTTTTCGTCCGGCCTTCACCCTTCCAGCACGCAGCAGCGATCTTCTCGATATCGTCGTTCGTGTAGGATTTCGATGGTCCTTTGGTGATGCCGAGTTCGGTCACGACAAGGTGCTGTCCTGCTGCAACTCCCTGTGCACCGGCAATCTTCTTTGCGCACAGCATCGGGCAGCCATCGAGGATGACGACTTCATCGGCATTCATCGCGTTGGCGACAAGGCTTTCCGCACCGATCGCGAGCAGTGAAGCGCAGGCGATGCTCCCGTACCCTTCCTCCGTCAGCTGGAGAGCCGCGAGGTTGGTCAGTTGTCCGACATTTGCCTGCCCGGCACAGGGAAAGATGATCCTTTTTGGTTCGTTTGCTCCGCATGAACATGTGGATTTTTCTGTCATTATTTTCACTCCGTTAATATTTTCTTGATCTCATTCACATCAGGCACCCGGCCTTCCGCCCGCACTTCACCGTTAATGGAGAGTGCCGGCGGGAGCATGACACCACGCCCGACAATTTCGACAAGGTCGTCCACTTTGACGATCTCTGCCGTGATCTTCAGCTCCTTTACTGCCTGTTCGGCATTGGCAAAGAGACGCCTGCACTTTGCACAGCCGGTTCCGAGAATTTCAATTTTTGTCATGAGGTCACACCAGGATGGACATGTTTTGCTTCATGTTTTCACCGGCGCTTTCCTGTATTCTTCGAGGAGCGCACGGGCATATTCCTCCTCGACATTCCGGGGAATGTAATTGTACACCTTTATTCGTTTGAGGAGTGCAGCCCGGATCTCCGGTTCGTTTTTCAGGTTCTGCGTTGTTACTTCTGCAATGCATTCATCGAGCATACAGATCCCGGTCGGAATCCCGTTGATCGGGATTTGCCGGATCCGCCGGAGTGCATCGGCAGCACAGCAGGGTTTGTTGTCGTATTCCATAGAGCACCTCACACGAGCGGGGGCGAGAATGTCGCCAGCAGGAGCAACCCTTTGTCTCCGGCCTCGACGCGGTGCACCTGATCAGAGGGCATGATCCCGACAACACCGGGGATGTAGGGAATCTTTGTTCCGGCAAGCGTGCAGGCCCCGGCACCTCTCAGCACATCATGGATCTCAACCTGACCGGCATGCGTGTGATCACCAATGGCACAGCCGGGATCAATTCGTACGTGATGCAGGCTCATACGCCCCCCGGTATCTTTTCCTGTCACCAGGTGCCGGAGAAAGACCCCGGCAAACTTCGGGTGCGGATTCCACGGCAGGGATTCCAGCGTGACTGTCTGTCCGGGCACGACTACCGTGGCGTGCCGGTCTGATAATTGGTTTGGTTCCAAAAGGCTCACTTCATTTCAAATTTTGTTGAATCAATGTAAACAGGGCAAGATTATATATCTTGCCATTTCAGATTAATTTGAAGTGAAACGCGTGAACCTGTCCTGTTGCGGGACAAAAAGTAAGAAGGACTCCGGGGAAACGGAAATGGATCTTCCCGAGCAAATTCAGAAGGACCTCGATGACCTCGGGGGATTCGAAGCCCTTGCGGAGCGGATCCCTGCATCCGGGGATCTTGAGAGGGAGAGCCGGATCTATCACGCGCTTGCCGACCCGCTGAGGCTGACTATCCTCTACCTGCTCCGCGATCAACCGCTCTGTGTCTGCGTCATCAACCGGTTCATGCGCCTTGCCGGGTCGAAACTCTCCTATCACCT is part of the Methanoregula sp. genome and harbors:
- a CDS encoding arsenic resistance protein is translated as MTDGSAGLGWVEKLLALWIFLCIVIGLALGKYLPEFSQNLAIGIPIGLFLMIYPAMTKIELGELKDALKSKKQVGIIIFFNYLVNPFLLYIIGYIFFEKILLGLGWITPEAASYLWTGLILLGVAPCIAMVLVWTDLAKGNGPLGIVLMAWNSIIQVLTTPLYIALLVGTYIAIDIGMIVQSVLLYLGLPLLFGVLTRREVIRRKGVEWLNTQLIPRFNALQLLALLFTMIVMFSLKGGVIIDNPNLIWQMAIPVVLFFFLLFHVVYYTTRRMGYNYEDSATMGFHCTGRNFELAIAIALTAFATMPMVAVSTVVGPLIEIPVMLAIVWLSLRRRERIKQQEKGICPDL
- a CDS encoding C-GCAxxG-C-C family protein; the encoded protein is MTKSNDALTSFKSGFTCSSAVFSAFSDELGLDGDTAKKIACGFGAGISRTGNICGAVSGAIMVIGLKYGKTLEGDDAATEKTRALVRQFIHEFIEKNGSINCTELLGYDLSDPKAFSAARDSGLFWTKCPALVRDSTGILEKIL
- a CDS encoding permease, giving the protein MQDYLQLFADWVTYTILGLVQGSPLASSVNFFVYDSIKVTLLLAVIVFAVGIVRTYITPQKVKKWVAGRTEGVGNVIAALLGIPTPFCSCSAVPLFIGFVESGVPLGITFSFLIASPLINEVAAAMLLAMFGWQIALIYIVSGLIIAIVAGIIIGRLHLEGEVEEFVYKCKLHEQAEKEMTGRERLIFARNESRDITLKVLPYILIGIAIGAVIHGYAPADFLVNIAGPDNPLAVPIAVLIGIPLYSNAAGMIPIMEVLTAKGMAMGTALAFMMAVIGLSLPEMIILRKVIKIKLLLVFAGILFVSFTLTGYLFNAILG
- a CDS encoding putative zinc-binding protein, which translates into the protein MTYALVTCSGISNTGRLTTQAAHLLLQRKPGQYVWMHAKQSAATLEAEIGDAEQVIVIDGCTDCCATKKLSASHLAPHHHIIATELGIEKKGMGEVQYDEIERVVAAVDQKITGG
- a CDS encoding ferredoxin-thioredoxin reductase catalytic domain-containing protein; amino-acid sequence: MRAWAEEYAKENGWVLNPDKKVLDTIIRGLARNERKFGERYCPCRLRSRDVEKDRAIICPCIYHRDEIAKDGHCHCLLYFRKDAAELMTGGK
- a CDS encoding putative zinc-binding protein, with the protein product MTEKSTCSCGANEPKRIIFPCAGQANVGQLTNLAALQLTEEGYGSIACASLLAIGAESLVANAMNADEVVILDGCPMLCAKKIAGAQGVAAGQHLVVTELGITKGPSKSYTNDDIEKIAAACWKGEGRTKKTATPDKKAGGKDSGCGCGCGGTC
- a CDS encoding thioredoxin family protein, whose amino-acid sequence is MTKIEILGTGCAKCRRLFANAEQAVKELKITAEIVKVDDLVEIVGRGVMLPPALSINGEVRAEGRVPDVNEIKKILTE
- a CDS encoding cupin domain-containing protein, with protein sequence MEPNQLSDRHATVVVPGQTVTLESLPWNPHPKFAGVFLRHLVTGKDTGGRMSLHHVRIDPGCAIGDHTHAGQVEIHDVLRGAGACTLAGTKIPYIPGVVGIMPSDQVHRVEAGDKGLLLLATFSPPLV
- a CDS encoding metalloregulator ArsR/SmtB family transcription factor; the encoded protein is MKRVNLSCCGTKSKKDSGETEMDLPEQIQKDLDDLGGFEALAERIPASGDLERESRIYHALADPLRLTILYLLRDQPLCVCVINRFMRLAGSKLSYHLNILKESGLIEGEYHGNWIIYSITERGRKALAS